In Andreesenia angusta, a single genomic region encodes these proteins:
- the mutS gene encoding DNA mismatch repair protein MutS gives MAKLTPMMEQYTDLKERYSDCILFFRLGDFYEMFFEDALTASRELEITLTGRDCGLEEKAPMCGVPHHSADGYIARLVEKGYKVAICEQVEDPSKAKGIVKRDVVRIITSGTITDMDKLDEKSNNYLASLYVGKKGIGISYVDITTGDSYTTEILGSGPESISKCIDEIGKIAPSELLVNTGGDSDFCGELQSRFDEVRTLEEWYFEKELCISNIISQFKVHSLSGIGMDTSSFAAISLGALLEYLKVTQKQSLDHISSVNVYIVENYMMLDMSTRRNLELLETIRGKSKKGSLLSVLDKTATAMGGRLIKSWIESPLLDKYEIERRSAVVESLTEDITMMDQLDEKLKQIYDMERLVGKLVYGNCNARDLISLKHSISQLPHIVKSLEDSESQELRQMGEGMDILWDLYELVDSAIEDEPPIGIKEGNIIKENYSPELKELRDIALNGKSYLSRIEERERARTGIKNLKIKYNKVFGYFIELSKSNIDKAPSDYIRKQTLANAERYITEELKEIENKILGSEDRMVELEYEIFGEIREKLKENSQRIQSTARSISKIDVLNSFAKAAYLNNYVRPEILEDGSLYIENGRHPVVEKMVAEGRFISNDTYMNGESDRMMIITGPNMSGKSTYMRQVALITLMAQIGSFVPADSAKISLADRIFTRIGASDDLSEGQSTFMVEMSEVANILNNATEKSLIVLDEIGRGTSTYDGLSIAWSVVEYISGKSNLGAKTLFATHYHELTELEEVLEGVKNYRVAVEEKPGEDIVFLRKIERGGADRSYGIEVAKLAGVRPEVIARAAEILRNLEENDLNKKSPSQLSIFSEESREESRTIRESGMSYSASVVQSEKEDSAYEEIVAEIVGLDIMNMSPLDSINILHSLWKKSVKIKG, from the coding sequence TTGGCGAAACTTACACCTATGATGGAGCAATATACGGACCTCAAAGAGAGATACAGCGACTGTATCCTCTTTTTCAGGTTGGGAGACTTTTATGAGATGTTTTTTGAAGATGCGCTTACGGCCTCTAGGGAGCTGGAGATCACCCTTACGGGAAGAGACTGCGGACTAGAAGAGAAGGCCCCGATGTGCGGAGTCCCGCACCACTCGGCGGACGGATATATAGCTAGGCTTGTTGAAAAAGGATACAAGGTGGCCATATGCGAACAGGTGGAAGACCCCTCGAAGGCGAAGGGAATAGTCAAAAGAGACGTAGTCAGAATAATAACCTCGGGCACCATAACAGATATGGACAAGTTGGACGAAAAGAGCAACAACTACCTGGCCTCGCTCTATGTAGGGAAGAAAGGGATCGGAATAAGCTATGTGGACATAACCACGGGAGACAGCTATACTACGGAGATATTGGGATCAGGCCCAGAGTCGATCTCAAAATGCATAGACGAAATAGGGAAGATAGCTCCAAGCGAGCTTCTTGTGAACACAGGCGGCGATAGCGACTTCTGCGGGGAGCTCCAGTCAAGATTTGACGAAGTCAGGACTCTGGAGGAATGGTACTTTGAAAAGGAGCTCTGTATCTCGAATATAATCTCACAGTTCAAAGTTCATTCCCTTTCAGGCATTGGGATGGATACGAGCAGCTTTGCAGCCATATCGCTAGGAGCGCTGCTAGAGTATCTCAAGGTGACTCAGAAGCAGTCGCTAGACCATATATCGAGCGTAAACGTGTATATCGTGGAAAACTACATGATGCTTGATATGAGCACAAGGCGGAATTTGGAGCTTTTGGAGACCATAAGGGGAAAGTCTAAAAAAGGCTCTCTCTTAAGCGTGCTCGATAAGACAGCGACTGCCATGGGCGGTAGGCTTATAAAGAGCTGGATAGAGTCTCCGCTGCTGGACAAGTACGAGATAGAGAGGCGAAGTGCTGTAGTCGAGTCTTTGACTGAAGACATTACTATGATGGATCAGCTAGATGAAAAGCTTAAGCAGATATACGATATGGAGCGCCTTGTAGGCAAGCTTGTGTACGGAAACTGCAACGCAAGAGATCTTATATCCTTAAAGCACTCGATCTCCCAGCTTCCCCATATAGTGAAATCGCTTGAAGATTCGGAAAGCCAGGAACTCAGGCAGATGGGAGAGGGCATGGACATTCTCTGGGACCTCTATGAACTTGTGGACAGCGCAATAGAAGATGAGCCCCCTATAGGCATAAAAGAGGGCAATATCATAAAGGAGAACTACAGCCCGGAGCTTAAGGAGCTTAGAGACATAGCCCTTAACGGAAAGTCCTATCTCTCCAGGATAGAGGAGAGGGAGCGTGCCAGAACGGGGATAAAGAATCTGAAGATAAAGTACAACAAGGTGTTTGGCTACTTTATAGAGCTTTCCAAGTCCAATATAGATAAGGCCCCTAGCGACTATATAAGAAAGCAGACGCTTGCAAATGCAGAGAGATATATAACCGAGGAGCTAAAGGAGATTGAAAACAAGATACTTGGCTCCGAGGACAGGATGGTGGAGCTGGAATATGAGATATTCGGAGAGATAAGGGAGAAGCTGAAGGAGAACTCCCAGAGGATACAGAGCACTGCCAGGAGCATCAGCAAGATAGACGTGCTAAACTCCTTCGCCAAAGCGGCCTACCTGAACAACTACGTAAGGCCTGAGATACTAGAGGACGGTTCGCTCTATATAGAAAACGGAAGACATCCCGTAGTCGAGAAGATGGTGGCTGAGGGCAGATTTATATCCAACGACACCTATATGAACGGAGAAAGCGACAGGATGATGATAATAACCGGGCCGAATATGTCGGGAAAGTCCACCTATATGAGGCAGGTGGCGCTTATAACGCTTATGGCCCAAATAGGCTCCTTTGTGCCGGCCGACTCCGCTAAAATCTCTTTAGCGGACAGAATATTTACACGGATAGGGGCTTCGGACGATCTGTCGGAAGGGCAGAGCACTTTCATGGTGGAGATGAGCGAGGTGGCCAATATCTTAAACAACGCCACGGAAAAGAGCCTCATAGTGCTAGACGAGATAGGAAGAGGCACTAGCACTTACGACGGACTGAGCATAGCTTGGTCTGTAGTCGAGTATATAAGCGGGAAGAGCAATCTAGGCGCCAAGACACTATTTGCCACGCACTACCACGAGCTGACGGAGCTTGAGGAGGTTCTAGAGGGAGTCAAGAACTACAGGGTTGCAGTTGAAGAGAAGCCGGGAGAGGACATAGTGTTTCTCAGAAAGATAGAGCGGGGCGGAGCCGACAGAAGCTACGGAATAGAGGTAGCAAAGCTTGCGGGGGTAAGGCCTGAAGTAATAGCTAGGGCGGCCGAGATACTTAGGAATCTAGAGGAGAACGACCTAAACAAGAAATCGCCTTCCCAGCTAAGCATCTTCTCGGAAGAAAGCAGAGAAGAAAGTAGGACTATCCGTGAAAGTGGGATGTCCTACTCAGCCAGCGTAGTGCAAAGCGAAAAAGAAGATTCAGCATACGAAGAGATAGTGGCAGAAATAGTGGGGCTCGACATAATGAATATGAGCCCTCTAGACTCCATAAACATACTCCATTCGCTCTGGAAAAAGAGCGTCAAGATAAAGGGATGA
- a CDS encoding pirin family protein, which translates to MYRVVEETIDAVLTREGAGVMLKRAFGYHHIPKLDPFLMFDFFNSKNPEDYLDGFPWHPHRGIETVTYLISGEIEHQDSLKNSGVIGPGDCQWMSAGSGILHQEMPIASEHMFGFQLWVNLPKAKKMTEPKYRDISRGEIPVVEEDGKVVKVIGGQYKTHHGGAKDVVGSPTLLHVILEEDALFELETPNTNKVALFVMSGEGIFEPEGSVVDAKETTIIYSSGEKVRVAAKNGPLEFVYLSGEPLNEPIAWGGPIVMNTEEELRTAREELSNGMFIKRASDSLFMKK; encoded by the coding sequence TTGTACAGAGTAGTAGAAGAAACCATAGATGCAGTGCTTACAAGAGAGGGCGCAGGTGTAATGCTTAAGAGGGCGTTCGGATACCACCATATACCGAAGCTGGACCCTTTCCTTATGTTCGACTTTTTTAACTCCAAGAATCCTGAAGACTATTTAGACGGGTTCCCTTGGCATCCACATAGGGGGATAGAGACTGTAACCTACCTTATATCTGGAGAGATAGAGCATCAGGACTCCCTTAAAAACTCCGGTGTCATAGGGCCTGGGGACTGCCAATGGATGAGCGCCGGAAGCGGGATTCTCCACCAGGAGATGCCCATAGCTTCGGAGCATATGTTCGGCTTTCAGCTTTGGGTCAACCTTCCAAAGGCCAAGAAGATGACAGAGCCAAAGTACAGGGACATTTCAAGAGGAGAGATTCCTGTTGTGGAAGAGGACGGAAAGGTAGTCAAGGTGATAGGGGGACAGTACAAGACACATCATGGCGGTGCCAAAGATGTGGTAGGCTCTCCTACTCTGCTTCATGTGATTCTAGAGGAGGATGCACTTTTTGAGCTTGAAACCCCGAATACAAATAAAGTAGCCCTATTTGTGATGTCAGGGGAAGGTATTTTCGAGCCAGAGGGAAGTGTAGTGGATGCGAAAGAAACAACTATTATATACTCATCCGGCGAGAAGGTAAGAGTGGCGGCAAAAAACGGCCCCCTAGAGTTTGTATATCTCTCTGGAGAGCCGCTTAACGAGCCTATAGCTTGGGGCGGACCTATCGTCATGAACACAGAGGAAGAGCTTAGAACAGCAAGGGAAGAGCTAAGCAACGGAATGTTTATAAAAAGGGCAAGCGACAGCCTCTTTATGAAGAAATAG
- a CDS encoding ROK family protein, giving the protein MYAGIDIGGTTVGVAILGESDEVLFYEKIDTDRSYDPEKIELDICRAVERGLFVLGRDKIESIGIGVPGIVSKNRDRVIACTNLDWKDIAFGRILAEKFGSNVSLYNDASSAGYGEFKLGAMKHSPNSVLMTLGTGLGGGIIRDSHIYEGANGAASELGHMTVGDNFYTCGCGRVGCLETFASGTALVKYTNKVFMEQNQSFRVGSAREVFDLCTQGDEIGVQAVDRFTRYLAIGIVNVIATIDPEKIVLGGGLSLSGDIYLEKLKEYVMEWRYFKEIPPPVIELSRLGEKAGVLGAALLGRDAISS; this is encoded by the coding sequence ATGTACGCAGGGATAGATATAGGAGGCACTACGGTTGGAGTTGCGATACTTGGAGAGTCGGATGAAGTCCTCTTCTACGAAAAGATAGATACAGATAGAAGCTACGACCCCGAAAAGATAGAGCTCGATATTTGCAGAGCAGTTGAGCGAGGGCTTTTTGTCCTAGGGAGAGATAAGATTGAGAGCATAGGTATAGGTGTTCCAGGGATAGTGTCTAAAAACAGAGACAGAGTGATAGCCTGCACCAACTTGGACTGGAAGGACATAGCGTTTGGAAGAATCTTGGCTGAAAAATTCGGTTCAAATGTCAGCTTGTACAATGACGCAAGTTCAGCGGGATACGGCGAATTCAAGCTGGGAGCCATGAAACACTCACCAAACAGCGTACTTATGACGCTCGGCACAGGCCTGGGAGGTGGAATTATAAGAGACAGTCACATATACGAGGGTGCTAATGGGGCTGCCTCGGAGCTAGGGCATATGACTGTAGGGGATAATTTCTACACCTGTGGCTGCGGAAGAGTTGGCTGTCTTGAGACTTTTGCATCGGGAACAGCACTTGTAAAATATACAAACAAGGTATTTATGGAGCAGAATCAGTCCTTCAGAGTTGGTTCTGCAAGAGAAGTCTTCGACCTCTGCACACAAGGGGATGAAATAGGAGTGCAGGCTGTAGATCGGTTTACAAGATACCTTGCCATAGGTATAGTCAACGTAATCGCCACCATAGACCCGGAGAAGATAGTGCTTGGTGGAGGGCTCTCCTTGAGCGGAGATATATACCTCGAAAAGCTTAAAGAGTATGTAATGGAGTGGAGGTATTTTAAGGAAATACCTCCACCTGTAATAGAGCTTTCAAGGCTTGGCGAAAAAGCCGGAGTGCTGGGAGCGGCGCTTCTTGGAAGAGATGCTATTTCTTCATAA
- the malQ gene encoding 4-alpha-glucanotransferase, which translates to MKKRRAAGILLHISSLPSPYGIGTFGEESYRFVDFLKSAGQTYWQVLPLGPTGYGDSPYQVISSFAGNPYFIDLDYLVEDGLLDGKDLVQAKDSEPEGTVDYSKLFKERFSLLRKAYKKIDLIDRVEFEEFKLENSDWLEDYSLYMALKYKYDQKPYYEWPREVAKREVETLEALRQELSVELEYWSFLQYLFFFQWRNLKDYANKQGINIIGDLPIYVGRDSADVWANPEVFCLDEDYSPILLSGVPPDYFSPQGQLWGNPVYDWEYLEETDYSWWKSRISQSKHIFDGLRLDHFRGFESYWVVNSGNETAVEGSWVKGPGMQFFESLKEELQGLEIIAEDLGFLTPEVYKLKYDTGYMGMAILQFAFDGNKDNPYLPYNFENNSVVYPGTHDNDTVRGWLSKLDEQSLSKVKDYLNEQDDEKLVWEIIRAAYSSVSSLCIVQFQDILEQGSECRMNTPSSKSGNWSWRLKREDIKDEISEKLLELCRIYGR; encoded by the coding sequence ATGAAAAAAAGAAGAGCAGCGGGAATACTGCTTCATATAAGCTCTCTTCCCAGCCCATATGGGATAGGGACTTTCGGGGAAGAGTCGTATAGGTTTGTAGATTTTCTGAAGTCAGCGGGACAGACTTACTGGCAGGTGCTTCCTCTAGGACCTACGGGATACGGTGACTCTCCGTACCAGGTCATATCTTCATTTGCCGGGAATCCATACTTCATAGACCTTGACTACCTTGTAGAAGACGGTCTCCTAGACGGCAAGGACCTGGTGCAAGCTAAAGATTCAGAGCCGGAAGGCACTGTAGACTACTCGAAGCTTTTCAAAGAGAGATTCTCTCTGCTCAGAAAAGCCTATAAAAAAATCGACTTGATAGACAGAGTCGAGTTTGAAGAGTTTAAGCTGGAAAATTCAGACTGGCTGGAGGACTACTCCCTCTACATGGCGCTTAAGTACAAGTACGATCAAAAGCCATATTACGAGTGGCCAAGAGAGGTTGCAAAGAGAGAGGTGGAAACACTAGAGGCGCTTAGACAGGAGCTTTCTGTGGAACTTGAATACTGGAGCTTCTTGCAGTACCTTTTCTTCTTCCAGTGGAGAAATCTCAAAGATTACGCAAACAAGCAGGGGATAAATATAATTGGAGATCTGCCAATCTATGTAGGCAGAGACAGCGCAGATGTCTGGGCCAATCCCGAAGTATTCTGCCTTGATGAAGACTACTCCCCAATACTTCTAAGCGGAGTTCCGCCGGACTACTTCTCCCCTCAAGGACAGCTCTGGGGAAACCCCGTCTACGACTGGGAATACCTAGAGGAGACGGATTACAGCTGGTGGAAATCCAGGATATCTCAGAGCAAGCACATATTCGACGGACTGAGGCTTGACCATTTCAGAGGCTTTGAGTCATACTGGGTCGTGAACAGCGGAAACGAAACTGCCGTTGAAGGAAGCTGGGTGAAGGGTCCAGGGATGCAGTTCTTTGAAAGCCTAAAAGAAGAGCTTCAGGGGCTTGAGATAATAGCCGAAGACCTGGGCTTTCTGACGCCTGAAGTCTACAAGCTAAAGTACGATACAGGCTATATGGGCATGGCGATACTCCAGTTTGCGTTCGATGGAAACAAGGACAACCCATATCTTCCTTACAACTTTGAGAATAACAGCGTTGTATACCCAGGGACGCATGACAACGACACGGTCAGGGGATGGCTTTCAAAGCTAGACGAGCAAAGTCTTTCAAAAGTAAAAGATTATTTAAATGAACAAGACGACGAGAAGCTTGTCTGGGAGATTATAAGGGCGGCTTACAGCTCGGTTTCAAGCCTGTGCATAGTCCAGTTTCAAGACATACTTGAGCAGGGAAGCGAGTGCAGGATGAATACGCCGTCAAGCAAGAGCGGAAACTGGAGCTGGCGGTTGAAGAGGGAAGATATTAAGGACGAAATTTCAGAGAAGCTTTTGGAGCTTTGCAGAATTTACGGGAGGTAA
- a CDS encoding anaerobic nitric oxide reductase flavorubredoxin gives MKKLVKNNVNWVGKIDWELRSIHGDELSTYNGTSYNAYLIEEEKTVLVDTVWAHFGEEFVENLTSEIDLKKIDYIVANHGEIDHSGGLPALMKHIPDTPIYCTANAVKSIKGHYHQDWNFKVVKTGDKLDIGNGKELVFVEMPMLHWPDSMATYMTGDNILFSNDAFGQHYAHEGLFNDLADPCDLNREAMKYYANILTPFSAMLRKKLDEIIGLGLTIDIIATSHGVIWRDNPMQIVEKYSSWANDYQENQITIVYDTMWNGTKRMAEKIAEGIELADPEVEVKLFNLAKSDHNDVMLEVFKSKLVAVGSPTINNGALRTVAAFVYFMKELKLKKKKAASFGCYGWSGEATKAVNEMLENAGLEVVDEGIRMLWSPDQDMLKDAVEFGKKLANA, from the coding sequence ATGAAAAAACTTGTGAAAAACAATGTGAACTGGGTTGGCAAAATAGACTGGGAGCTTAGATCTATCCACGGCGATGAGCTTTCGACTTATAACGGGACTTCTTACAACGCCTATCTTATAGAAGAAGAGAAGACTGTGCTTGTAGACACTGTATGGGCTCATTTTGGAGAGGAATTTGTGGAAAACCTGACTTCGGAAATAGACCTTAAAAAGATAGACTATATCGTTGCAAACCATGGGGAGATAGACCACAGTGGAGGTCTGCCTGCGCTTATGAAGCACATACCCGACACACCTATATACTGCACTGCCAATGCGGTCAAGTCTATAAAGGGTCATTACCATCAGGATTGGAACTTCAAAGTGGTTAAAACTGGAGACAAGCTGGACATAGGGAACGGAAAAGAGCTTGTGTTTGTGGAGATGCCGATGCTTCACTGGCCGGACAGCATGGCCACCTATATGACGGGAGACAATATCCTGTTTAGCAACGACGCATTCGGACAGCATTATGCCCATGAAGGGCTTTTCAACGACTTGGCAGACCCGTGCGACTTAAACAGAGAGGCCATGAAATATTATGCCAATATACTCACGCCTTTCAGCGCCATGCTTAGAAAAAAGCTAGACGAAATCATAGGGCTAGGTCTGACTATAGATATAATAGCCACAAGCCACGGTGTGATATGGCGAGATAATCCTATGCAGATAGTCGAGAAATACTCGTCTTGGGCGAATGACTACCAGGAAAATCAGATCACAATAGTCTATGACACAATGTGGAACGGAACAAAGAGAATGGCTGAAAAAATAGCTGAGGGGATTGAGCTTGCGGACCCTGAGGTCGAAGTCAAACTTTTCAACCTAGCCAAGAGCGACCATAACGATGTGATGCTTGAAGTTTTTAAGTCCAAGCTAGTTGCAGTCGGATCTCCTACTATAAACAACGGCGCACTTAGAACAGTAGCAGCCTTCGTTTACTTTATGAAGGAGCTTAAGCTCAAGAAAAAGAAGGCGGCTTCGTTCGGATGCTATGGTTGGAGCGGTGAAGCTACGAAAGCGGTAAACGAAATGCTTGAAAACGCCGGTCTAGAAGTAGTGGATGAGGGGATAAGGATGCTTTGGAGCCCAGACCAGGACATGCTGAAGGACGCTGTAGAGTTTGGCAAAAAGCTTGCAAATGCATAG
- a CDS encoding DUF188 domain-containing protein → MVRIFVDSDGCPVVKIAVDLAKEFQVPVTLVKNYSHLISDDYAEVVTVDNSSDSADFYIANRISKGDIVVTQDNGLAAMCIGKKATVLNQNGLLIDDSNIEGMLSSRHINKELRSRGVYASKSKKRDSSKDRDFESSLRVVLQRLSVENHLNCCQKVILSFAKDAGLDEERATSIGAGFGSGACSGELCGAVSGAVMVLGLMYSGGESQSVKEAVTSFQGKFKEKYGSLRCKEILGYDFSIPGEKDRAIEDGVISKNYPGIIEGAKALLAQTIEEFK, encoded by the coding sequence TTGGTCAGAATATTTGTGGACTCAGATGGATGTCCTGTTGTGAAGATAGCAGTGGACTTGGCTAAGGAGTTTCAAGTCCCTGTTACGCTTGTGAAGAATTACTCGCATTTGATAAGCGACGACTATGCTGAGGTGGTGACCGTAGACAATTCAAGCGACAGTGCCGACTTCTATATAGCAAACCGCATTTCGAAAGGAGATATAGTTGTGACCCAGGACAATGGGCTTGCCGCAATGTGTATTGGGAAAAAAGCAACTGTTTTAAACCAGAACGGACTTTTAATAGACGACTCCAATATAGAGGGGATGCTTTCTAGCAGGCATATAAACAAAGAACTGAGAAGCAGAGGTGTGTACGCCTCTAAGTCGAAAAAGCGGGATAGCTCGAAGGACAGGGATTTTGAAAGCTCGCTGCGTGTAGTGCTTCAAAGATTATCAGTGGAAAATCATCTTAATTGCTGTCAGAAGGTCATACTGTCGTTTGCAAAAGACGCCGGCCTAGACGAAGAAAGAGCTACAAGTATAGGTGCAGGCTTTGGAAGCGGGGCGTGCAGTGGAGAGCTTTGCGGAGCGGTTTCGGGGGCCGTAATGGTGCTTGGGCTTATGTACTCTGGAGGAGAAAGTCAAAGTGTGAAGGAAGCAGTGACTTCATTTCAAGGTAAATTCAAGGAAAAATACGGGAGTCTGAGATGTAAAGAGATACTTGGGTATGACTTCAGCATACCTGGAGAAAAGGATAGGGCCATTGAAGATGGTGTAATATCCAAAAACTACCCTGGAATAATAGAAGGGGCCAAAGCGCTGCTTGCCCAAACAATAGAGGAGTTTAAATAG
- a CDS encoding DEAD/DEAH box helicase, giving the protein MLFEKLNLIEPIQRALKTEGYTKATPIQAQAIPSLLEGHDLLGCAQTGTGKTAAFAIPILQSLSFEQRSTPGRKQIKSLVVAPTRELAIQIRDSFVAYGRNTGLKTAVIYGGVPQNPQRRELEKGVDILVATPGRLLDLINQKIVSIKHIKHFVLDEADQMLDMGMLRDVRKIITYIPNDRQTIFFSATMPAEIEKLSSSILKNPVKVVVTPVSSTVEIIDQEVYFVDKGNKIKLLTSLLKDKSIDSALVFSRTKHGADKIVKSLEKSGLRAQAIHGNKSQNARQMALNNFKSRKTRILVATDIAARGIDITELSHVINFDLPEVPETYVHRIGRTGRANNSGIAISFCNQEEKPLLKSIEKLTNKNIPVVVDHMYPLVETYVEDKPKKPKNISKTGSSRVWGSKNSGRRKSGAGKSSSYNKK; this is encoded by the coding sequence TTGTTATTTGAAAAACTAAATTTAATTGAGCCGATTCAGAGGGCTTTAAAAACTGAAGGTTATACTAAAGCCACGCCTATACAGGCTCAAGCCATACCATCACTGCTAGAAGGGCATGATTTGCTAGGTTGCGCCCAGACAGGAACAGGGAAGACTGCCGCATTTGCGATTCCCATACTTCAGAGCCTTTCGTTCGAGCAAAGGTCTACACCGGGAAGAAAGCAGATAAAATCGCTAGTGGTTGCGCCTACAAGAGAGCTTGCCATACAGATAAGAGACAGCTTTGTGGCATACGGAAGAAATACAGGGCTTAAAACAGCCGTTATATATGGAGGGGTGCCTCAGAACCCCCAGAGAAGAGAGCTAGAGAAGGGAGTCGACATACTAGTTGCGACTCCGGGAAGGCTGCTAGACCTTATAAATCAAAAGATCGTAAGCATAAAGCATATAAAGCATTTCGTGCTGGACGAGGCGGACCAGATGCTGGACATGGGGATGCTGAGAGATGTAAGAAAGATAATCACATATATACCGAACGACAGACAGACTATATTCTTTTCAGCCACTATGCCTGCTGAAATAGAGAAGCTTTCAAGTTCGATACTGAAAAATCCAGTCAAGGTGGTTGTGACACCTGTATCTTCTACAGTGGAGATCATAGATCAGGAAGTCTACTTTGTGGACAAGGGAAACAAGATAAAGCTTCTGACAAGCCTTCTGAAAGACAAGTCTATCGACTCGGCACTTGTGTTTTCAAGGACAAAGCACGGGGCGGACAAGATAGTGAAGTCGCTTGAAAAGTCGGGACTTAGGGCGCAGGCCATACACGGAAACAAGTCCCAGAATGCAAGGCAGATGGCCCTTAACAACTTCAAGTCGAGAAAGACCAGAATACTTGTTGCGACGGACATAGCCGCGCGTGGAATAGATATAACAGAGCTTTCACATGTCATAAACTTCGACCTTCCTGAAGTTCCAGAGACTTATGTCCACAGGATAGGGCGTACTGGAAGGGCGAACAATTCAGGCATAGCTATTTCGTTCTGTAATCAAGAGGAGAAGCCTCTGCTTAAAAGCATTGAAAAGCTTACAAACAAGAACATACCGGTGGTTGTAGATCATATGTACCCTCTAGTGGAGACATACGTAGAGGACAAGCCGAAAAAGCCTAAGAATATAAGCAAAACGGGTTCAAGCAGAGTATGGGGCTCGAAGAATTCAGGCAGAAGAAAAAGCGGAGCTGGAAAGTCCAGCAGCTACAATAAAAAGTAG